A section of the Bacteroidia bacterium genome encodes:
- a CDS encoding SprT-like domain-containing protein, giving the protein MDWKENSRKILIKHVPEPALDLIILLQEKHGFSLLITNPRTTKYGDYRSPFGKANYHRISVNGNLNSYQFLITLLHEIAHLLTWEKHKNKVLPHGEQWKKAFAEVSKPFLNTEIFPDDVLQAFQLYLQNPSASSCNDDTLHAVLMRYDAKIVRTVEMVNQGELFGMPPRIFRKGALMRKRFKCLEVVSNKWYMVHPQAEAHLLPPDILEKVKHLGLF; this is encoded by the coding sequence ATGGATTGGAAAGAAAACAGTCGGAAAATATTAATAAAACATGTTCCAGAACCCGCATTGGACTTGATTATCCTCCTGCAAGAGAAACATGGCTTCAGTCTGCTAATTACTAATCCGCGAACCACTAAATATGGCGATTACCGTTCGCCTTTTGGCAAAGCAAATTACCACCGAATTTCAGTAAATGGCAATCTAAATTCCTACCAATTTTTAATTACACTTTTGCACGAAATTGCACACCTCCTTACCTGGGAAAAACACAAAAACAAGGTTTTACCTCATGGAGAACAGTGGAAAAAAGCCTTCGCCGAGGTGTCAAAACCTTTCCTTAACACCGAAATTTTCCCCGACGATGTGTTGCAAGCCTTTCAACTTTATCTCCAGAATCCGAGCGCAAGCAGTTGCAACGACGATACCCTGCATGCCGTTTTGATGCGGTATGATGCCAAAATTGTTCGCACCGTTGAAATGGTCAACCAAGGGGAATTGTTCGGAATGCCACCCAGAATTTTTCGAAAAGGGGCCCTGATGCGCAAACGTTTTAAATGCCTGGAAGTGGTTTCTAATAAATGGTATATGGTTCATCCTCAGGCCGAAGCTCATCTGTTGCCACCGGATATTCTTGAAAAAGTGAAACACCTCGGACTATTTTGA
- a CDS encoding biopolymer transporter ExbD: protein MPKVKVPRKSTSVDMTAMTDVAFLLLTFFMLATKFKPDEPIIVDTPSSVSEIVLPEQDVMILSVDGNGRVFFGIDGQYNREGLIQKMAAQRGVSFTPEEIKQFSLVDQFGVPFNQLKQYLALNADQRSKFNKTSPGIPMDSLNNELGDWIWQARLTNNNIRVAIKGDMDTQYPVIKRIIEVVQDKKVNRFNFITSMEADPRKTGSE from the coding sequence ATGCCAAAAGTAAAAGTACCTCGTAAGAGCACTTCGGTGGACATGACAGCGATGACGGACGTAGCGTTCCTGCTATTGACCTTCTTCATGTTGGCCACCAAGTTTAAGCCCGACGAGCCCATCATTGTGGATACCCCATCTTCAGTCTCCGAAATCGTACTTCCTGAACAGGATGTAATGATACTTTCGGTAGATGGAAATGGTAGGGTATTCTTTGGGATCGACGGACAATACAACCGGGAAGGACTTATCCAAAAAATGGCAGCACAACGCGGAGTAAGTTTTACTCCGGAGGAAATTAAACAGTTTTCTCTTGTGGACCAATTTGGAGTTCCATTTAATCAGCTAAAACAATACTTGGCTTTGAATGCCGATCAACGTTCTAAATTCAATAAAACTAGTCCGGGTATCCCAATGGATTCCCTTAACAATGAATTGGGCGATTGGATTTGGCAAGCCAGGTTAACCAATAACAATATCCGTGTAGCAATTAAAGGCGATATGGACACCCAATATCCTGTTATCAAACGCATCATTGAAGTAGTGCAGGATAAGAAAGTGAACCGTTTCAACTTTATTACCAGCATGGAAGCTGATCCACGTAAAACCGGAAGCGAATAA
- a CDS encoding MotA/TolQ/ExbB proton channel family protein: protein MANAATPQKKGSFSSIFSTLVIPLAVLTGILIYMFVMGNPSNFEDNDPTKHPVPDGVGHVLGLIYKGGTIVPILLSLILMNITFSIERFIAIALAGGKQSSEAFVHKVKSLLHGGQIDQAIAACDLQKGSLANVIKSSLLRYKEVEKDTTMDKEQKVTAIKQEVEEATSLELPGLEKNLSIIATMASVSTLIALLGTVLGMIRAFSALATAGSPDSVALANGISEALINTALGIANSAVAIIMYNVFTSKIDVITYTIDEAGFSIVQTFEASHNK, encoded by the coding sequence ATGGCTAACGCTGCAACTCCACAAAAGAAAGGTTCATTCAGCTCAATTTTTTCAACGCTGGTTATTCCTTTGGCTGTATTAACAGGTATTTTAATTTACATGTTTGTGATGGGAAATCCGTCCAACTTTGAGGACAATGATCCTACTAAACATCCGGTTCCAGATGGAGTTGGTCACGTTTTGGGATTGATTTACAAAGGTGGTACCATCGTACCGATTTTGTTATCTTTGATTTTGATGAACATAACTTTTTCTATTGAGCGTTTTATTGCGATTGCTTTAGCGGGAGGTAAACAATCATCTGAAGCATTTGTACACAAAGTAAAATCTTTGTTACACGGTGGACAAATTGATCAAGCCATTGCTGCATGTGATTTGCAAAAAGGTTCTTTGGCCAATGTTATTAAATCCAGCTTGCTTCGTTACAAAGAAGTAGAGAAAGATACCACCATGGACAAAGAGCAAAAAGTAACGGCTATTAAGCAAGAGGTTGAAGAAGCAACTTCATTGGAATTGCCGGGATTAGAGAAAAACTTAAGCATCATTGCTACGATGGCATCGGTATCAACTCTTATCGCTCTTTTGGGAACGGTATTAGGTATGATTCGTGCGTTCTCGGCTCTGGCAACTGCAGGTTCTCCTGACTCAGTAGCTCTTGCAAATGGTATCTCTGAGGCCCTTATCAATACGGCTCTTGGTATTGCCAATTCGGCTGTAGCGATTATTATGTACAACGTATTTACCAGTAAAATCGACGTTATTACTTATACCATCGACGAGGCAGGTTTCAGCATTGTACAAACATTTGAAGCTTCGCACAACAAGTAA
- a CDS encoding biopolymer transporter ExbD, translated as MAEIDGGGGGHKKGGKPRGKKMSTRVDFTPMVDLGFLLITFFMLTTSMSKPKTMEINMPVKPDKPLTEEETTKFPKDRALTLILGPQGNIFYYSGLPDNLTFETTNFGKDGIRKVLLEKNRKIHDACTTLRKDFQEGKINEEEYKKGIKEAKGDKSGPLVLIKPSDKSIYKNMIDILDEMQICDIGVFAVVELNDIEKQAVDAAVPTQN; from the coding sequence ATGGCAGAAATAGACGGCGGCGGCGGTGGTCACAAGAAAGGTGGCAAACCCCGTGGCAAGAAAATGAGCACCCGGGTGGACTTTACGCCCATGGTGGACCTTGGATTTCTTCTGATTACGTTTTTTATGCTTACCACTTCCATGAGTAAGCCTAAAACAATGGAGATTAACATGCCGGTAAAACCGGATAAACCATTGACAGAAGAAGAAACAACCAAATTTCCAAAAGATAGGGCCTTAACCTTGATTCTTGGTCCCCAAGGAAATATTTTCTATTATTCCGGTTTACCTGATAATCTTACCTTTGAAACAACCAACTTTGGAAAAGATGGAATCCGTAAGGTTCTATTGGAAAAGAACAGAAAGATTCATGATGCTTGTACAACCTTGAGGAAAGATTTCCAGGAAGGTAAAATCAATGAAGAGGAATACAAAAAAGGTATCAAAGAAGCAAAAGGTGATAAATCCGGTCCACTGGTTTTAATTAAACCTTCCGATAAATCGATTTACAAAAACATGATTGACATTCTCGATGAAATGCAGATCTGTGATATTGGGGTTTTTGCAGTGGTTGAGTTAAATGATATTGAAAAACAAGCTGTTGATGCAGCAGTACCAACTCAAAATTAA
- a CDS encoding energy transducer TonB, whose product MASKNSIFSDNWVDIVFEDRNQAYGAYEIRKKNGKITGLALLLAILFFTFVVSLPVIIRVISGIIPEKQDLKMTEVTTLEEPPPLDKEEPPPPPAEPPPPLKSTVQFTPPVIVEEVPEEETPPTQEEMKEVDAGTTTQEGDETGVDLSLLETGKGNEVVEEPAPVETFKIVEQPPVFPGGDAELMKYIMKSIKYPPIAKENGITGTVYVEFVVDQNGEVVDVRVARGAQSKDLDTEAVRVIKSLPKWTPGRQTGKAVRVQFTLPIRFVLN is encoded by the coding sequence ATGGCATCAAAAAATTCAATATTTTCCGACAACTGGGTTGATATCGTCTTTGAAGACCGCAACCAGGCTTACGGTGCTTATGAAATCCGTAAGAAAAATGGTAAAATTACAGGCCTAGCCTTACTTTTAGCCATCTTGTTCTTCACTTTTGTAGTGAGCTTGCCTGTTATTATTCGGGTTATCTCCGGCATTATTCCTGAAAAGCAGGATTTAAAAATGACCGAGGTTACTACCCTGGAAGAGCCACCACCCTTGGATAAAGAAGAACCACCACCACCACCGGCCGAACCACCACCTCCCCTTAAATCCACTGTACAATTTACCCCTCCGGTAATTGTTGAAGAAGTTCCTGAAGAAGAAACTCCTCCCACACAGGAAGAAATGAAGGAAGTGGATGCCGGAACTACCACTCAGGAAGGTGATGAAACCGGGGTTGATTTGAGCCTCTTGGAAACAGGGAAAGGCAATGAAGTAGTAGAAGAACCGGCACCTGTAGAAACCTTTAAAATCGTTGAACAACCACCGGTATTTCCAGGCGGTGATGCAGAATTGATGAAATACATCATGAAGTCAATTAAGTATCCTCCAATCGCTAAAGAAAATGGAATTACAGGTACCGTGTACGTAGAATTTGTGGTTGACCAAAATGGTGAAGTTGTTGATGTTCGCGTAGCACGTGGTGCCCAATCCAAAGACTTGGATACCGAAGCTGTACGTGTAATTAAATCACTTCCTAAATGGACTCCCGGTCGCCAAACCGGTAAAGCGGTTAGGGTGCAGTTTACCTTACCTATCCGTTTCGTACTTAACTAA
- a CDS encoding endonuclease/exonuclease/phosphatase family protein — protein sequence MSENPGKRKLSLFNKIMMVISVLISTALLLTMASSYISPLSFWPAWFLATAFSILAGLELVVLLYWLIVLRWPLLIPILCLSISLIHFNRLIQFRLPPTEEEILAAPGINVLSYNVHLFDWYNWRNPWEKRNKILDQIKSAKPDIICFQEFFNSPKDKFITLDSIMKQNGLKHFYFEKYVLKQPFTGYGMMVFSRWPIVNKGRFEFEDSRGNAACFADLLINEDTIRVYNLHLESNRLKKEDYEFISDVGNGKSDVKSNGWKNLARRLRNAAKVRAREADTVASHIAQSPHPVIVCGDFNDSPTTYTYNRLSTGLKDAFIQKGVGIGQTYVGTAPSFRIDFILHDPQFETTVFETHPEELSDHHAISAKINLKTKPESD from the coding sequence ATGTCAGAAAACCCCGGGAAACGTAAGCTATCCTTATTCAACAAAATTATGATGGTTATCAGTGTGCTGATTTCCACTGCATTGTTGTTGACCATGGCATCTTCCTATATCAGTCCTTTAAGTTTTTGGCCCGCCTGGTTTTTGGCTACCGCATTTTCGATTCTGGCAGGTTTGGAGTTGGTGGTATTGCTTTATTGGCTAATTGTATTGCGTTGGCCATTATTAATTCCTATTCTTTGCTTATCGATTAGTTTAATTCATTTCAATCGATTAATCCAATTCAGGCTGCCGCCAACCGAAGAGGAGATTCTGGCTGCACCCGGAATTAATGTCTTATCGTATAATGTGCATTTGTTTGATTGGTATAATTGGCGCAACCCCTGGGAAAAGCGAAACAAAATACTTGATCAGATAAAATCGGCAAAACCTGATATCATTTGTTTTCAGGAGTTCTTTAATAGCCCCAAAGACAAATTTATCACCTTAGATTCGATTATGAAGCAAAATGGGCTCAAGCATTTCTACTTTGAGAAGTATGTATTAAAACAGCCTTTTACCGGATATGGAATGATGGTTTTCAGTCGATGGCCTATTGTTAACAAAGGTCGATTCGAGTTTGAAGATTCGAGAGGGAATGCGGCTTGCTTTGCGGATTTACTAATTAATGAAGACACCATTCGGGTTTATAACCTTCACCTGGAAAGCAATCGATTGAAAAAAGAGGATTACGAATTTATCAGTGATGTTGGCAATGGAAAATCTGATGTAAAATCCAATGGCTGGAAGAATTTAGCCAGGAGATTAAGAAATGCTGCCAAGGTTAGAGCAAGGGAAGCAGATACTGTTGCCAGCCACATAGCTCAAAGTCCGCATCCGGTAATTGTTTGCGGAGATTTTAACGATTCCCCAACCACCTATACTTACAACAGGCTATCGACTGGTTTAAAAGATGCTTTTATTCAAAAAGGGGTAGGTATAGGACAAACCTATGTTGGCACAGCTCCATCGTTTCGGATTGATTTCATTTTACATGACCCTCAATTTGAAACTACTGTTTTTGAAACCCATCCGGAAGAACTAAGTGACCACCACGCCATTTCGGCCAAAATAAATTTGAAAACCAAACCGGAATCAGACTAA
- a CDS encoding TonB-dependent receptor produces the protein MENPFIFADLLQKNVLRKLAFLLSFLVLSLIGWAQNTGTIRGIVYEKSTNETYIGAAVQIQGTAIYSVTDNYGNFSINKLAPGKYTLVLKVMGFEDIVQEIELKAGELKTVKLYLVVKSKELGEIRVSAEKQDAKILTQVSVTKITPKEISKVPSVGGEPEFAQYLQILPGVTFTGDQGGQLYIRGGSPVQNKVLLDGMIIYNPFHSIGLFSVFDADIIRNADVYTGGFAANYGGRISSIMDITTRNGNSKHLSGKISVNTFGSKLLFEGPFKKQKEGSGFSSFLLSAKTSYLDQTSKFLYQYNFNDTKAKPFNLGKDTTGLGIPYSFNDFYAKISTQSNNGSRFNVYGFSFNDKVNYSAVTNFKWNSYGAGTDFLVIPAAAPVLISGNISYSNYKINLTETTLQNRSSQISGFNVGLNFTQIKRASEIKYGLEVVGFNTDFNYFTPANRFIQQKESTTEIAAFVKYRINIRKLVLDPSFRFHYYASLGNASLEPRLSAKYNITDWLRVKYAGGFYSQNLISANSDRDVVNLFYGFLSGSDNLPSEYRGREIKSRLQKAIHNIFGFEVDLGERVSLNIEGYYKLFTQLTSLNRDKQFDDTEVYADEPDVLKKDFIIETGKAYGLDVLFKYEYKRLYVWLGYSLSRVTRSDEFRTDYNPFFDRRHNVNFVTSYNFGKDLAWEIDFRWNLGSGFPTTPTQGYFENLNSGNGINTNFNTSNGSMGILYGELNTKRLPWYHRLDFNIKRRFVFKNDSQLGITLGCTNLYNRENIFYFDRIRYKRVNQLPILPTLGITYSF, from the coding sequence TTGGAAAACCCGTTTATCTTTGCCGACTTATTGCAAAAGAACGTGTTGCGCAAACTAGCCTTTTTACTCTCTTTCTTAGTTCTTTCCTTGATTGGATGGGCTCAAAATACCGGAACCATCCGAGGTATTGTTTATGAAAAAAGCACCAACGAAACTTACATTGGTGCTGCAGTTCAAATTCAAGGAACTGCTATTTATTCTGTAACCGATAACTATGGTAACTTTAGTATCAATAAGTTAGCTCCTGGCAAATACACCTTGGTGCTAAAGGTGATGGGATTCGAAGACATCGTTCAGGAGATTGAACTAAAGGCAGGTGAATTGAAAACAGTCAAATTGTATTTAGTTGTTAAATCCAAAGAATTAGGAGAAATTAGGGTAAGTGCTGAAAAGCAGGATGCCAAAATTCTGACCCAGGTTTCGGTTACTAAAATCACTCCAAAAGAAATTTCCAAAGTGCCTTCTGTTGGCGGAGAACCTGAATTTGCTCAGTATTTACAAATTCTTCCGGGGGTTACCTTTACTGGTGATCAGGGCGGACAACTGTATATCCGGGGAGGTTCACCTGTTCAGAATAAGGTTCTGCTGGATGGTATGATTATATACAACCCGTTTCACAGCATAGGTTTGTTTTCTGTGTTTGATGCGGATATCATTCGCAATGCCGATGTATACACGGGAGGTTTTGCAGCCAATTACGGAGGTAGGATTTCTTCCATTATGGATATTACCACCCGGAATGGTAATAGCAAACACCTAAGTGGGAAGATTTCAGTGAATACCTTTGGCTCCAAATTATTGTTTGAAGGCCCTTTTAAAAAACAAAAAGAAGGTAGCGGATTTAGCTCTTTTTTACTTTCTGCTAAAACCTCTTACCTCGATCAAACCTCTAAGTTTTTGTACCAATACAATTTTAATGATACCAAGGCAAAACCTTTTAACTTAGGTAAAGACACCACCGGTTTGGGTATTCCCTATAGTTTCAATGATTTCTATGCCAAAATTTCTACCCAAAGTAACAATGGTTCCAGGTTCAATGTCTATGGATTTTCTTTTAACGATAAGGTTAATTACAGCGCAGTAACCAATTTTAAATGGAATTCCTATGGTGCAGGAACAGACTTTTTAGTGATTCCGGCAGCGGCACCGGTGTTGATTAGCGGAAATATTTCGTATTCAAATTACAAAATTAACCTAACAGAAACCACCCTGCAAAATCGATCCAGCCAAATAAGTGGATTTAATGTAGGTTTGAATTTTACCCAAATTAAACGGGCTAGCGAAATTAAATATGGCTTGGAAGTGGTAGGATTTAATACCGATTTCAACTATTTCACTCCGGCAAACCGTTTCATTCAGCAAAAGGAAAGTACCACCGAAATTGCAGCCTTTGTTAAATACAGAATCAATATTCGTAAACTGGTTTTAGACCCAAGTTTCCGTTTCCATTATTATGCCTCCCTCGGAAATGCTTCTTTGGAACCCAGACTTAGCGCCAAATACAATATCACCGATTGGTTAAGGGTTAAATATGCAGGCGGCTTTTATTCTCAAAACTTAATCAGCGCCAACAGCGATAGAGATGTAGTGAATTTGTTTTATGGCTTCTTAAGCGGTAGTGATAACTTGCCCTCCGAATACAGAGGAAGAGAAATTAAATCAAGGCTGCAAAAAGCTATTCACAACATTTTCGGATTTGAAGTTGATCTGGGTGAACGAGTTAGCTTAAATATCGAAGGCTATTACAAACTCTTTACCCAACTTACCAGTTTAAACCGTGACAAACAATTTGACGATACCGAAGTATATGCTGACGAACCGGATGTATTGAAAAAAGACTTTATCATTGAAACCGGTAAGGCCTATGGTTTAGACGTATTATTCAAATACGAGTATAAACGCTTGTATGTTTGGTTAGGTTATAGCCTAAGCCGTGTTACACGAAGCGATGAATTCCGTACCGATTACAACCCCTTTTTCGACCGCAGACACAACGTAAACTTTGTTACTTCCTATAACTTTGGTAAAGATCTGGCCTGGGAAATCGATTTTCGCTGGAACCTGGGTTCAGGTTTTCCAACAACTCCTACTCAGGGTTATTTTGAAAATTTGAACTCCGGCAACGGCATCAATACCAATTTCAATACCTCCAATGGTTCAATGGGTATACTTTACGGGGAATTAAATACTAAAAGACTTCCTTGGTACCACCGATTAGACTTTAACATTAAACGTCGCTTTGTCTTCAAAAACGACTCCCAACTTGGTATTACCTTGGGTTGCACCAACTTGTATAACCGGGAAAACATCTTTTATTTCGATCGAATTCGGTACAAACGTGTGAACCAATTGCCTATCCTTCCTACCTTAGGTATTACTTATAGTTTTTAA
- a CDS encoding TolC family protein, translated as MKHWILLIWTLLLTTFSGVAQTRLISLKQTLDLAKQNNLNLQSAQISEQLAKVDQLLSISQVMPRLSAGGSFDYYTKMPAQVIPNKLFGGGEGYTKVAFGLPYVASGSLDYSWPLFQADKWAALKTTALKRKQAANNADLAWENVKISLIRLWYQTEMIQQLMDLNLENQTIANELKNAAESKFKNDVSNPSEFNRSSVLVLGIEEALIANRFALGNNYEAFKLLLHIPASDSVFQQKPGKEIQTLQATESLGKDADRPLLKLKTVAYEVSKSQYLERQLARLPRLSIGGRYVYQAQDSKFFSNSTVSFDYSTIGLKLDFPIFQGGAIHLSGQAAKWQIRSAELEKEIAYDQLQKEHQDWSNELKQAIEKEGILKKKMELAAENLRIALVRYQEGLMGIDEYFNIFYENSTARINFWQNHYNGILYSNLLQLNSFENQ; from the coding sequence ATGAAACATTGGATTTTGCTTATTTGGACGCTACTACTTACTACCTTTTCAGGAGTCGCACAAACCCGGCTCATCAGCCTGAAACAAACTTTGGACTTAGCTAAACAAAACAATCTGAACTTACAGTCGGCTCAAATTAGTGAACAATTGGCCAAGGTAGACCAACTTCTTTCCATTTCACAAGTGATGCCTCGTCTGAGTGCGGGAGGTTCCTTCGATTACTATACCAAAATGCCTGCACAGGTTATTCCAAATAAGCTTTTTGGAGGCGGAGAGGGTTATACGAAAGTGGCATTTGGATTGCCTTATGTAGCCTCAGGCAGTTTAGATTATTCCTGGCCATTGTTTCAAGCTGATAAATGGGCCGCTTTAAAAACAACCGCTCTAAAACGCAAACAGGCAGCTAATAATGCTGATTTGGCCTGGGAAAATGTAAAAATCAGTCTGATTCGGCTTTGGTACCAAACCGAAATGATTCAACAACTAATGGATCTAAACCTAGAGAATCAAACTATTGCCAACGAATTGAAAAATGCTGCGGAATCCAAATTCAAAAACGATGTAAGCAATCCTTCCGAATTTAATAGATCTTCTGTTCTGGTACTTGGCATCGAAGAAGCCTTGATAGCCAATCGCTTTGCACTGGGCAACAATTATGAAGCATTTAAATTGCTGCTTCATATTCCGGCTTCTGATTCAGTATTCCAGCAAAAGCCAGGCAAGGAGATTCAAACTTTACAAGCTACGGAAAGCCTGGGAAAAGATGCCGATCGCCCATTGCTTAAATTGAAAACCGTGGCTTACGAAGTTTCGAAAAGTCAATACCTGGAGCGACAACTTGCCAGACTGCCTAGGCTTTCAATCGGCGGTAGATATGTTTACCAGGCTCAAGATAGTAAGTTCTTTTCCAACAGCACCGTTTCTTTCGATTATAGTACCATCGGTTTGAAACTTGATTTCCCGATTTTTCAAGGTGGGGCTATACACCTGAGTGGACAAGCGGCAAAATGGCAAATACGAAGTGCAGAATTAGAAAAAGAAATAGCTTACGACCAATTGCAAAAGGAGCATCAAGATTGGTCCAATGAACTTAAACAGGCCATTGAAAAAGAAGGTATTCTGAAAAAGAAAATGGAACTGGCGGCAGAGAACCTTCGAATTGCCCTCGTTCGATACCAAGAAGGCTTAATGGGAATTGATGAATACTTCAATATATTTTATGAAAATTCAACTGCCCGAATTAACTTTTGGCAAAACCATTACAACGGAATACTTTACTCCAATTTGTTACAACTTAATTCATTCGAAAACCAATGA
- a CDS encoding ATP-binding cassette domain-containing protein has product MLSVQSLQFAYGEHTVLKGINLELETGKIHGIAGLNGSGKTTLLQLIYGLLTPDSGEVQFQGQPVSKNITSFLEASNYFYHRLTTRETLELFAIGNTGFDAAPWLNLFSLTGEEFTEDLSTGMRKKLAILAVLAQHKTLLLLDEPFNGLDLESVMVFNLILGELRKQGKTILITSHILDTLIDNCDTIHTCSDGVILQSYTPEEYGKMKQDFITQVQGQVKHDLEIVFGSGAGR; this is encoded by the coding sequence ATGCTTAGTGTGCAATCTTTACAGTTTGCTTATGGCGAACATACAGTATTAAAAGGCATTAACCTGGAATTAGAAACCGGGAAAATTCATGGAATTGCCGGATTAAACGGAAGTGGAAAAACAACCCTCCTTCAGTTAATTTACGGCTTACTTACACCCGATTCGGGAGAGGTTCAATTTCAAGGCCAACCGGTATCAAAAAACATCACCTCCTTTTTAGAAGCATCCAACTACTTCTACCACCGCCTAACCACCCGCGAAACCTTGGAATTATTTGCCATAGGAAATACAGGATTTGATGCAGCACCATGGTTAAACCTGTTTTCTTTAACCGGCGAAGAATTTACCGAAGACCTTTCCACCGGGATGCGCAAAAAACTAGCTATTTTAGCGGTACTAGCCCAACACAAAACCTTGCTGCTTTTAGATGAACCCTTCAATGGTTTAGATTTGGAAAGCGTTATGGTATTTAATCTGATTTTGGGCGAATTGCGCAAACAAGGAAAAACCATCCTAATTACTTCCCACATTTTAGACACCCTTATTGACAATTGCGATACCATCCATACCTGTTCAGATGGGGTTATTCTGCAATCGTATACACCGGAAGAATACGGCAAAATGAAGCAAGATTTTATAACCCAGGTTCAGGGTCAGGTAAAACACGACTTGGAAATTGTTTTTGGATCCGGAGCAGGCCGGTAG
- a CDS encoding hotdog fold thioesterase: MIWFDNYTIEMIKQFKAEDMNTHLGIEFTELTPDSISAKMPVDHRTRQPFGILHGGASVVLAETLGSTGAGLVVDPLKFRCVGLEINANHIRSVKEGFVHGTAKPVHLGKSTHVWAIEIKNEEGKLVCTSRITMAILPIA; encoded by the coding sequence ATGATTTGGTTTGACAACTATACCATTGAAATGATTAAACAATTTAAGGCGGAGGATATGAATACCCACCTGGGAATTGAGTTTACTGAATTAACTCCGGATTCAATTTCAGCCAAGATGCCGGTTGATCACCGAACTCGTCAGCCTTTTGGTATATTGCACGGAGGGGCATCTGTTGTTTTAGCTGAAACTTTGGGAAGTACCGGAGCCGGACTGGTGGTGGATCCATTGAAATTTCGGTGTGTCGGACTTGAAATCAATGCTAATCATATCCGATCGGTAAAGGAAGGTTTTGTACATGGTACAGCCAAACCCGTCCATCTTGGCAAATCAACTCATGTATGGGCAATAGAAATAAAAAACGAAGAAGGCAAATTGGTTTGTACCTCGCGAATAACTATGGCCATTTTACCAATTGCTTAG
- a CDS encoding efflux RND transporter periplasmic adaptor subunit, protein MNTKYHLIWLSFLGLAACKNKNQTIRPQFQPLTEAVYASGALYPEHEYKVLANIDGYLEQAFVVEGDSISKGQTLFKLSSHTRDAQQNASANIYRITQENAKENAPVFMDLKYKIQTAKTKLSNDSVQYLRYKNLLAQNAISKAEFERIELQFKASSNDLNSLKEQWARLKNSTFLELQQAESNYKVISLQQGDEQVKSFIHGLVFEIYKQVGDAIKPNEPIALVGEKDKFMAKLSVDESDFEKIKIGQTAFISLDAFPGKVYQAKVNKIFPKLNKVEQSFRVDVVFIDPLPVKIYGLNLEANIVVNQAEKVLTLPKKAILPGDSVLVLQGKEKKMVKIKKGLENMEFVQILEGLSPETDVVINQ, encoded by the coding sequence ATGAATACTAAATACCATCTGATTTGGTTGTCCTTTCTCGGACTTGCTGCTTGCAAAAACAAAAACCAAACCATTCGCCCTCAATTTCAACCTTTAACCGAAGCGGTGTATGCCTCCGGCGCACTGTATCCGGAACATGAATACAAAGTGCTGGCCAATATTGACGGCTACCTCGAACAAGCCTTTGTGGTGGAAGGGGATAGCATCTCCAAAGGACAAACCTTGTTTAAATTGAGTTCCCATACCCGTGATGCGCAACAAAATGCTTCAGCCAATATTTACCGAATTACCCAAGAAAACGCCAAGGAAAACGCTCCGGTATTTATGGATTTGAAATATAAAATTCAAACAGCTAAAACAAAACTATCCAACGATAGTGTTCAATACCTTCGCTATAAAAACCTCCTGGCCCAAAATGCCATTTCCAAAGCTGAATTCGAACGAATAGAACTCCAATTCAAAGCCTCCTCAAACGATTTAAATTCCTTAAAAGAACAATGGGCTCGTTTGAAAAATTCTACCTTCCTTGAACTTCAACAAGCTGAAAGCAATTACAAAGTTATAAGCCTTCAACAAGGCGATGAACAAGTAAAAAGCTTTATCCATGGTTTGGTATTCGAAATCTATAAACAAGTTGGAGATGCCATTAAACCCAACGAACCTATCGCATTGGTTGGTGAAAAAGATAAGTTTATGGCCAAATTAAGTGTGGATGAAAGTGATTTCGAAAAAATTAAAATTGGTCAAACAGCTTTCATCTCCCTCGATGCCTTTCCGGGGAAGGTGTATCAAGCCAAAGTGAATAAAATCTTTCCTAAACTGAACAAAGTAGAACAATCCTTTCGGGTGGATGTGGTATTTATTGACCCCTTGCCGGTAAAAATTTATGGGCTCAACCTGGAAGCCAACATTGTTGTTAATCAGGCTGAAAAGGTTCTAACCTTACCCAAGAAAGCCATACTTCCCGGCGATTCGGTACTGGTTCTTCAAGGCAAAGAGAAAAAAATGGTGAAAATTAAAAAAGGACTGGAAAACATGGAGTTTGTTCAAATACTCGAAGGCCTTAGTCCGGAAACCGATGTGGTGATTAATCAATAA